One segment of Panicum virgatum strain AP13 chromosome 3K, P.virgatum_v5, whole genome shotgun sequence DNA contains the following:
- the LOC120697900 gene encoding uncharacterized protein LOC120697900: MSKKGGRAKKAAGGGELSRFLDSHLQTINDTFQMMAEAVPGSLERTEWSEVVKLGDQVSRQATVAGMLWSGDLPNVETLKENIVAYFNILQGFLLVFHGSMIGAGPTLHKSICGSAKNVVDSSFSLFKHAVSAYESRSPDRNTTIPQVTGTVWEACAALKKVPTSNCTAIGRAMTQIGVCLKDVLREMKELPIGDSSDNTAEKSSNGAVDTTSCSDRDEISDLDMDDDDFTEEEVAVAKLVVAVVSDSLVVVKEAIRFITGLLKSTGNKNGANEDKVEPMEKLLSHCKEIADQVNDLGASVYPPQDTSEMKIAVKRLYDGINGMREEIGHLGGSPANAFAALEGFEKCLGSLEAELAGDVVDEMENLTISQ; encoded by the exons atGTCGAAGAAAGGAGGGCGTGCGAAGaaagcggcgggcggcggcgagctttcCCGTTTCCTGGATTCGCATCTCCAGACCATCAACGACACCTTCCAG ATGATGGCGGAGGCGGTTCCGGGGAGCTTGGAGCGGACGGAGTGGTCTGAGGTCGTTAAGCTCGGCGACCAGGTTTCCAGGCAGGCCACCGTCG CTGGAATGCTCTGGAGTGGCGACTTGCCTAATGTAGAGACCTTGAAGGAGAACATTGTTGCATATTTCAACATTCTACAAGGTTTCCTTTTGGTTTTCCACGGAAGCATGATCGGTGCTGGACCTACTCTTCACAAGTCCATCTGTGGTTCTGCAAAGAACGTGGTTGACTCAAGCTTCTCATTGTTCAAGCATGCTGTTTCTGCTTATG AATCTCGCAGCCCTGATCGAAACACAACTATACCCCAGGTAACAGGAACTGTATGGGAAGCCTGTGCTGCTCTCAAGAAGGTGCCAACATCAAACTGTACTGCCATAGGACGAGCCATGACCCAGATAGGTGTGTGTCTGAAAGATGTTCTCCGGGAGATGAAGGAACTTCCTATTGGTGATTCTAgtgataatactgctgaaaaATCTTCCAATGGTGCTGTTGACACCACGAGTTGTTCTGACAGAGATGAGATATCTGATCTTGATATGGATGATGATGATTTCACTGAAGAGGAGGTTGCTGTTGCTAAGTTGGTTGTCGCGGTGGTATCTGATTCACTAGTGGTAGTGAAAGAGGCAATCCGTTTCATTACTGGTTTGCTGAAGAGCACAGGTAACAAGAACGGGGCTAACGAGGACAAAGTTGAGCCAATGGAAAAATTGCTGAGCCATTGCAAGGAGATTGCCGACCAGGTCAATGATCTTGGGGCTTCTGTATATCCCCCACAAGACACATCTGAGATGAAGATTGCTGTAAAAAGACTGTATGATGGCATCAATGGAATGCGCGAGGAAATAGGGCACCTTGGTGGCTCACCTGCAAACGCATTTGCAGCCCTTGAAGGATTCGAGAAGTGCCTTGGATCTCTGGAGGCTGAGTTAGCTGGTGATGTGGTGGACGAGATGGAAAATCTTACTATTAGCCAGTAG